Proteins from a single region of Scleropages formosus chromosome 22, fSclFor1.1, whole genome shotgun sequence:
- the LOC108918346 gene encoding protein-S-isoprenylcysteine O-methyltransferase-like has translation MAVVRLVLEGRVSVISFVLGLLVVFIPLLISLVSHINWSFDGFAGIRAKVAVAVYLAVVNVLLLFLYTGAVYKVALRACFLGFTFGCGLLISFSQTPWTHFGWYMCSLSFFHYSEYLVTAIINPHSLTLDSFLLNHSVEYTVAAVSSWMEFTLEMFLFPEMKQCSCLSLVGLIMVLCGECLRKSAMLTAGSNFNHIVQNEKAQSHVLVTAGVYSCFRHPSYVGWFYWSIGTQVVLCNPVCLLAYTVASWRFFRERVEEEEISLILFFGEDYLDYKRRVPTGLPFIPGFRVES, from the exons ATGGCGGTGGTGAGGTTGGTGTTGGAAGGGCGGGTGAGCGTTATAAGCTTTGTTTTAGGACTCCTTGTTGTGTTTATCCCTCTTCTTATTTCACTGGTATCGCACATTAACTGGTCGTTTGATGGTTTCGCCGGAATTCGGGCCAAAGTGGCTGTTGCTGTGTACTTGGCGGTAGTTAACGTCTTATTACTCTTCTTGTACACTGGAGCCGTTTATAAG GTTGCGTTGCGCGCCTGCTTCCTGGGCTTCACATTTGGGTGCGGCCTGCTCATAAGCTTCAGTCAGACACCATGGACACACTTTGGCTG GTATATGTGTTCCCTTTCCTTCTTCCACTATTCAGAGTACTTGGTGACAGCAATCATCAACCCGCATAGCTTGACGCTTGACTCATTCCTGTTGAACCACAGTGTGGAGTACACGGTAGCAGCTGTGTCCTCGTGGATGGAGTTCACACTGGAGATGTTCCTCTTCCCAG AGATGAAGCAATGTAGCTGTCTGAGTCTAGTGGGTCTTATCATGGTACTCTGTGGTGAGTGCCTGCGCAAGTCTGCCATGCTCACTGCTGGTTCCAACTTCAACCACATTGTCCAGAACGAGAAGGCCCAGAGTCACGTGCTGGTGACGGCTGGAGTCTATTCTTGTTTTCGGCACCCTTCCTACGTGGGCTGGTTCTACTGGAGCATTGGCACACAG GTGGTGCTTTGCAATCCGGTTTGCTTGCTGGCGTACACTGTGGCCAGCTGGCGCTTCTTCCGGGAACGTGTTGAGGAAGAGGAGATCTCCCTCATCCTCTTCTTCGGGGAAGACTACCTGGATTATAAGCGTCGAGTTCCCACCGGCCTGCCCTTTATCCCTGGCTTCCGCGTCGAATCCTAA